DNA from Drosophila busckii strain San Diego stock center, stock number 13000-0081.31 chromosome 2R, ASM1175060v1, whole genome shotgun sequence:
TGCAACAATGCAACAGTCTCCACATGcagctatctcgctctaacaGTCTGTTTGTCTCTCGCGCTCTTCGCTGCACCCCAACTCTCTTTTTCTTGTTTCTCTatctgtgtgtttgctttcGCCTAAATTTTCGtacgtttttttatttaatacacaaCTCTTGTCAAAATGTTGCCTTTTGCTAtctatgtatctgtatctcaGTTtatatctgtatctgtgtatgtgtgtgtgcgtgcgcttGCCGCGTTGCAAAAGTGCAATGACCCATGCGTAGCGCAAATGAACGCCCCCGTTCCCCGCGCTagacaccagcagcagcagcagcagcagcagtcgcagtcgcgcTGCTATTGACGCTGACGCCAACACGACGTCGACAGCGCAGTTCTTGTTCTATGCCTACGTGCTACTTTccatactcacacacacacacacgactgCAGCAAATAACGCGCGCGATAAATTTTTCAGAGTTTTCAATTCCactgttcacacacacaaacacacacatacatacattgaaTTTCTCGtcttgttgcatttttattaattttcgttgttgtttgcttttttggctgttgctttatacacacacacacacacacacatgcacatgtttatacattcatataaataaatatctattagatatttcgtatttttttttgccctTCCGTCAGTCGCATTTTTATGTAAACATTGGTGGTGGGGGGGCGACCATACGGATATGGTAGCAgtagtaaaaaataaagaaaaaaatgacACGTTTAATGCATGTGCCCATATTAAACAGCTATAACTAATAAGAAGATACAGTTGTATATAGCCAGAGCTTATActtggctgcagcttaattaTTCAGAGTTTAGCAATTGCGTCAAGTATTGAGCGCAGTCATtcaataattgcaataataaatgtttgaagGAAATTCAtttagaaaaataatattacgtacaatgattacaaaaagttaaagcttgaaatttatagcatagtttgtactttaaatataataagtgcttatataacaataaaaagacATTAAGATTGGCTTGAAACTTTGgcgtaataatttttttgaatattaaaaaaattattgtttgtaaATCTAGCACAAAGTACGTTTATTTCTTTACTTAGTGACGTCAGCTTTATGCAAATTCTGTAGATCTAACAAATATCTATTCCCCTATACATGCTAtgataatttttaaagtttattaaaatcatTCAATGCTTTGTCATAGTTATTGACTATATTAGCTTTCAAACCAATCTTAATCTTATGTAATCACTTGTTAGATTTTAAGAACAGTTCATAGTTTataattcattcataaattagCTATAACGCccaaaaacattttaagaatttaatttaagagtTTCAAACAAatcttaattgctttttattctaATGTAAGCACTTATTagttataaagtttattaaaaacattcaACGCTTTGTCATAGTTATTGACTTAAACgcacaaaaacattttaagcatttaatcaattatttaatctATGGTTTTGATAAACCTTTAGTTACATTTGATACtgcattattttcaaaagACACCGCTACGTTTTGTATCTTTTGCTGCCATTAGCATCCTGTTGCGAAAGTGATTGTCgattgagttgagttgagttttgaGTTTTATGGCACTTGCAGTTTGCAGGATGCTAACCGGAACGAATACGTCGTTAACCTGTGCACGGCAGGTCGCCCATTGTGTTGGCGGCAgcttctgttgctgccacagagcgagagagagagagagagcctgAGTAAACAGCAGACGCCTCATGCTCGCCTCAGTTGTCGGAACTGTGCGCTAATTGCTGCTTGTATAGGAAATATTTAGGGAAATTCACGTGCCGCTGGCAGATCAAagctgccaaaaacaaaaggcgacacttgaagcagcagcaggaccaCCAGGACCAACACCAGGTAGAGCAGACGCTCCCAACCAAAGGGTTAAGCGACTGACAAATGtgcagaaaattaaaattttgcctGCCTACGGACATTGATTGAGCTAATGTCAGCTACTGGGCTGAATTCCTGGAAAACACGCATAGTCTAACGAGTCTGCGCTGAATGGTAATGAGAGTAACCCTTTGAGCGAGCCATAAAAGATAGAAAGCATTTCTGGCGAACTATTTTCgcatagcaattttttttcagtGCAAAAAATCCCAAACATAAAACCCTTTCGGCTCTTGACCAtcataaattgcagcttgttgTTCCACGAACTGATAAAAACTTATCGCGAAAATATTGACGAAAATATTCGCTTTGTTTGCTCTAAAACTTTGATAAGCCAGCCAATGATTGCATTTCCGCAGCGATAATTAAGCGATTTGAGAGGTTAAAGATTAAAGCGCACAGCCCAAGGTCAAACAATTATCAATTCTGCAAAGATGCGTACCTGACTCTCTTTGTGGCTGCTTGTGTGGTTGGCTTATGTGCGGATTTAGTTGCTTTAATCTCGCATAATGAGCGCTTAGTTGCAACTTCATTTGTAGAATAACAAAGTCAAAAGTCAGTCACTCATAATCCCATTTAAGGAATTTCTGCTCGGCCAATTGACGACTCAATGCGCACACATGTGCAACTAATCCGTACAGTTGTCCATGCGTGCGAGTACGCACTGTAGTCTTatcgcaacaacaataaaaaataataataaatgctagGAAAACGAAAACTGCAAGAAAACTGAAACTTTCACTgcgttgcaactgcaactgtccacaaaaaaaaaaaaagaaaatgctgaTAAGATTAGAAACAGCCCGAGAGCTACCAAACTACAAGTATATGagacatatatatgtgtataatatATTCAAGAGCCATTTGAAGTGCAAGTCGtcgcaactttttgttgagTACAAAATACTCTAATAAAAGAGTTAGTTcattttatagcttaagtaataaaatcagttgcattttatagtataaaataaaaataagcataagcattaaTGCACTTAAAATTAGAATTAGTTCTAAGCAGataaatttagaattaataatattcaattttgttgcttagatttaaaaatttgttgaaatccAATTTCACTTTATTACTGtgcgctgcataaattgttcttatatatatttaagtttatttaatgtgtttaagtttttcatttgctgttgatttttttttatataaaaattattaatagtgaattttgttgcttggatttaaaaatttgctaaaatccaatttcattttattgctgtattcaaattaaaactatgccattacttttattaatataaaatgaatttaatgtgcgttaagtttttcatttagttgttgttgatttatttttattaattaatagtgtattttgttgtttaattaataactaaggcttacaaatataaaattccaatttcattttattgccattgctctttttaatatattaaagtgtatttaatgTGCGTTAACTTCCGCATTTTGTAgctgttcatttttttttatacatttatttgtttttttttatttgctgcactaTCAGCAGGCGGCAGTTGGGGGAGGTGAATGCACTTGCAAACTAGTTTAAATAGTCCAAAAGATTTAGTAGCTTGTCAgacatacaaataattatattgttataACGAGtctgccaaaaacaaaaaaaaaaaaagaaaatgcattcTAGAAAATACTCATACATGCGGTTGACCTTAATTTAGCCTCGGCATGATTAATGAATtgagcaacaaacagcaacaataataaattaaaaaaaatatacacaacgAAAAAATGTGGAAAAGCGAGCACAAAGCAGCGCCAAAGCCATCGAAGGCGTTGCTACAGCAAAGGGCTAAAGAAATTAATGATGcacaattaaagcaacaagaacaacaacaacaacaagttgcaactaTCAGGTACATAGAGcagaatatatttaacaaatatgtgtggcaacaaaaactgcaaccatatgctgcaactgcaactgccatCGATCGGGCTGAACTATCATTATATGGCAATTATAGCGgcatatttattgcagctgAACTAGTTTAAAGTCTATTAAAAGAGCAGCAACTATAGCTCGATTAATTTATGGTggatttgatttcattttacaaCGAGTTATGAGTTTAATACTCTCtgaaaattatagaaattattacaaattattacacATATTTTATACTAACTGCTAAGTTAGTAAAATAGTTGACAATGCttagtattaaaattaaaattgtagctATTAATTACTACAGCTGATTTTGCTTTAGTAtaatactaaaatttaaagcgtGCTCAAGCACaagtcattaaataaaatatgcaacaactTTAGAACTTTTAGTGCAGTCGCACAATTAATGACTGTATTAATTTTCACAAGTCAACAGCTAGTTTaacaaactatttattaaaatttataaataagattTGGTGTAGGTTAAAATATGCAGAagttagcaacaattattttattgaattttggGCATGacgtaaaataaatttatgaatgtgCTGCTAGCTTAACaaactaattgtttataagcaaatgttatatataaataaaatttagttttgcttaaaatCTATAGAAATTAGCAatagtattttaatatttgcgataaatttatgaatattttaatagcttaacaaactaattatttgtatttgaaactTAGATTTGGTGTTGGTTAAAATATGCAGAagttagcaacaaataaatttataaatgtgctGATAGCTTAACAAGCtaattatttagaaaattttatttataaattaaatgtagttACAGAAGTTAActacaaatttcaatatttttgcatgccGTAAAATACAGTGatgaatattttcattattaggcaattcttatataaaaaattataataaattaaatttagttttgcttaaaatatatagaagttagcaataaataatatttttgcaagccgtaaaaaatataataaatgttatgatagttaagcaaactaattgtacatttatttgtgttttatactcaattttataatttgctgtaAAACagaatttaagcaataattgaatttaatttttgtaaatatggAAAAAAACGTTACAATCGCAAGCCGCAACCCCCCTAAGGGCTGATTTGACCGTTATATtggaaatttgcatatgtacaaatgaataaatgaagCCGAAGAAGAAATCGGCTAAGGCTATATGCAAATTCAAGGCGAACAGCGACCCTTGAAGgtagcaaataaatgaaaataataaaagtaatagtgcagcaattgcaagcaATGCATATTGATTGCTTGAAGGTCGTTTGCCATTGTTGATTGTCAAACCgaatttgcatacaatttattgGCTTTAACCCTTTGGCCCAAACTCAAAAGATTGCGAGCGTCTTGCATAATTAGCAAACTGCAAGACTCAAAATTTGGAATTAACCAAAAAGCGTTAAGCGCATGAAAATGGCCGAAACGCGTTAACGTCAAAGGGGTATAGAGGCCTAACCAGTTTAGGACTGAGCTGTACacgcacaaatacaaaacacacaaccTGCAGCCAGTTGGGCAATTTGAACAgcaatacacatgcatatatatatatagctatatatatatgaaaagcaacaacaagaatgcAGCAGTCGACgcagttttttatataaatggcTATGCCATGTTTTTTATACGCCAAAAAGAGCAAAACGCATGTGTTTGTATCTATGTgacgcacacatgcaaacacacacgcactttgGGTGCAGCAAACGGCAAgcgtgtgcgagcgagacagcaagcatTGCAGTCGTAGCACAGTTTTCTGTTTGGCTTTTCCTTTCTTTCCACAAAACAATTTCCCCTGCGAGCGAACATGCGCCTGTGTGTCgctctatgtgtgcgtgtgtgtatctgtgtgtgcgtcgTTGCTGCGCTGGTGTGCGTGGAAATGTGCTCGggaaattttgttttcaatgaCTTGCTGCACACGAGCGCTGTGGCAGTTTTATTCAAGTTTGAGCGCTCGAATCTGCAACAACGTGCCAcgcaaaactcaaactcaacttCAAGTCaaacaactaaactaaaattaaaactaaaaccaatAAACGTGTCGCAGTTTAACGCCAActacaacatttattaaaattaaacacatataaataaaaactgcaaaactgctacgtattagtgtgtgtgtctgtgtgctaaacaatttaaaaaaaaaacttgcaagctaaaaaataaaactgcaaacagTTTGTAAATGTGACAATTAATcaaagctgcatttaataaaacaataagcgcatagctgcttatattaaaattataaattaaactgcaaattgctgcagttttgtttacaaatattttttggtaaGTTTATAGCACAAGCTAAAAATTTTTgcgtaaattttatttaattttttttttataaaaaacacaaaccgGTTTTCAAGTGCAAtgtttttgtcattttaaattgttaattaaaactgGCGCTAGTGCTAACAAAATGGTGGCCGCGACTGTTAACAGCGCTGTTAATAAAAAGCTCGCGGCGCCAAAGCTTGCAGCGATCGCACAGTGGGTCAAGCAGTGcgctaaattttaatttttaaagaattttttgtacGCGTTGATGCGTTGCACTGTGGCCAACGTTAAGCCACAAGACTCAAGCCAGTTAGGATTAGTGCGCTACCTGCTGCCTAAATTGTCTGGATCTATATCTTTCAGTCtatctgtttgtctgtctgtattGCGCAATTGTTTGATTGTATTTAGGGATCATTGATATTGCaggttgcacgttgcacgctttttgttgttgccacacacaaaagatAGCAAACTGTCTTGCGCATTTTCCGCACTTCAGCGGCAGACAATGCAGCTCGTTTGTTTTCCATTTTGAGCCTTTTTGTTTAGGCGCCTTTTGTTTGGTTTGACATTGAAGATATGCTGGCAATTTTAATGCGTCGCAGTTTTGGAACTACCTGTTGGCCAAATCGTATTGGCaactgcagcacacacatgtgtgcagCATATGCAGCATATGTTGCATGGTCAGCAGCATATGGCGACCACTTGAAGTCGaagtcgcagcagcaaatgcttaacGAGTTTTTCGCAGCTGAAATTCGagtgcaggcagcagcagcaatttaaatgcacaccctaaaattaaaaaacaaaaaaaaaagagaaaagcaggaaaagcagcaaaagcagtgaaaagcagcaaaggcaaTTCCTAGGCCATATTAAGCGGCATGAATGAAAAATTACGCAGCTCAAATTATTGcaagtttacattttatacatacataatgcgtgtgtgtgtgtgtctctgtgtgtgtgcgtgtgactTCCATTTTCCAGTTTGCATATCagcaaaaataacataaaaaaaagcagcaagaaaaacagGAAAATATGTAAAGTAAAACGCGCGAAAAGCAGCCGGAAAAATACGCGCACacgtttcattttcattttcatttccaagggatgtttgcatattttccccccttttttattttctgcgcttatttttttgctgctgctgtttatgttttttcatacgcgctgcgcagcgcccacacccacgcccacCTACCCCCACCCTCACCACGCTTATTGGCAAAGGCGCTTTCACTTTTTTACGAGCGCATAAAACTGCGAGCTGGGGGTTggcataaacttaaaaaaaaaagcagcagcaaaagatttTGCGCCAAAAGAACTTTGGCAATGAATTGCTTTGAGCCCCAAGTCTGcgcttataatttttgcacacCTGCCCGCCAGgtgcataaatttagcttcttttttttaattgcaaatttattttgattatagCAACCTATGCGAAAAAATTGAGTAAAACTTTGTACATATTTTGCCTCTCTCTCTAGCATTTAGCACAGTTAGCAAATCTTTGCAATTCTAATCTGtaattttttctctctctctcgtttttTCACTTGTATTTGTTGGCACAGAGTACAACGCTCAGTTGAAGCCTTAAGCTGGCGCTCAAGGTCAGAAAGCATCTCACCAGCTACTCGCCCACACTGCTGAGCGCCGCGTTCAGCAGCCTGAACAGCGCCtatcacagcagcagcgataacACCGCCGACGAGGAGCCCGAACCGCACGCCCATCCTCAATTTCATCATACAGGGCACACCCATTCCCATTCACATTCGCGCCAGCGTCAGCACAGAGAGCGTGACGAGATGGCGGGCGGCGCGCCCACAGCTGCAgccggcggcggtggcggcggcgccaaTGAGGGTCAAACATATTGTCTGCGCTGGAACAATCATCAGACGAATCTAGTGCAGATCCTGCACGCACTGCACGAGGTGGGCAGCTATGTGGACTGCACACTCGTGGTGGACGACGAGCAGTTCAAGGCGCATCGCGTGGTGCTGGCAGCCAACTCGCCTTACTTTCAGGCCATACTGCAGGATGTGCCGCAGGATCAGTGCAGCATTATACTGCCGGGTGTGAAGGGCTTTGAGATTGCCGCATTGCTGCAATACATGTACACGGGTGAGACGACGGTGACCAAGAGCCAGGAGCCGGAGATACTGCGCACCGCCAAGGAGCTGCAGGTCAAGGGACTCTATGACAATCTGATGAAATTCAATCACAAGTCCAATGCGGAGCCCAGCCAGCCGTATCAGTGCAGCATTGGCGTTGCACCACagcccagctccagctccagctccggcTGCAAGCCGCTGAATGGGCAGCACAATTCCTCCAATGTGATCTCAACATCTACGCACATCTCGCCCAGCGctgccatcagcagcagctgctcgccgccaccgccgccgccgccacactACGGCGGCTATCAGACGCCCTATGCCAACTACATGCCCAGCTCAGCGCATCACAGCGCAGCGGAGGCGCCGCTAACCCCCACACACAGCACGCCGCATGCAGCCGCTGGTGAAGCGGGCGCCTGGCCACTGACGCCctctgctgccgccgccgctgccatgTTGAACTCTGTTTACGAATCCGCCGCCGACATGAATCCGCTCAAGCGCAAGAAGCTCTCAGCCATCTCCAGCATGTTGCtcaacagcaccagcagcagcagcagtcgcgaCACGCCCATACTACGCAATGTGCTGGCCCAAGCTAATCCCGCTGACAGCTCCCAAATGCTGCTCAAGTCCGAGAagacgccgcagcagcagcaacagcagcagcagcaacaacagcaacagcagcagcagcagcagctgctcgcaGCCAGCGGCAATCACAGCTTCAATGGCTCCGACTATGGCGACAACAAGGAGCCCATGTCGCCGCACACAGATCTCAGCTTCGACGAGGAGAGCGGCGGCGCCGGCGGCAAGAAACCGGAGTGGAAGCGCTACAAGCAATACACACGCGCCGACATGATGTGCGCCATCCAGTGCGTACGCGAGGGCATGAGCGCGCTCCAGGCCAGCCGCAAGTTCGGGCTGCCCAGTCGCACGCTCTACGACAAGGTGCGCAAGCTGAACATCAACACCGGACGCGGCACACATCGCACGCCCAAGCGCAGTCCGTCCAGCGTGGGCGTCGAGTCGCCCGCTGCCTTTCCctatgccgccgccgccgcagcagcagct
Protein-coding regions in this window:
- the LOC108595413 gene encoding uncharacterized protein LOC108595413, translating into MAGGAPTAAAGGGGGGANEGQTYCLRWNNHQTNLVQILHALHEVGSYVDCTLVVDDEQFKAHRVVLAANSPYFQAILQDVPQDQCSIILPGVKGFEIAALLQYMYTGETTVTKSQEPEILRTAKELQVKGLYDNLMKFNHKSNAEPSQPYQCSIGVAPQPSSSSSSGCKPLNGQHNSSNVISTSTHISPSAAISSSCSPPPPPPPHYGGYQTPYANYMPSSAHHSAAEAPLTPTHSTPHAAAGEAGAWPLTPSAAAAAAMLNSVYESAADMNPLKRKKLSAISSMLLNSTSSSSSRDTPILRNVLAQANPADSSQMLLKSEKTPQQQQQQQQQQQQQQQQQQLLAASGNHSFNGSDYGDNKEPMSPHTDLSFDEESGGAGGKKPEWKRYKQYTRADMMCAIQCVREGMSALQASRKFGLPSRTLYDKVRKLNINTGRGTHRTPKRSPSSVGVESPAAFPYAAAAAAAAATNYEKKEHAGPHHGMPPTIPHSAAALLDHAFLQQALENRGGDMAGREALHAMALAAAAHAAANRMSSSPPDANGHGAGESSSHYDDEQQQQQQQHERLFKREAMDEERCDADDEDEHDQVEDLSLARKERPESPYSPPPPRAASPMESASVIMHANGGKEQQQQQTDYEAELANASSPTPPALGLSLKHERELLASEESPAQTHSD